The following coding sequences are from one Kushneria phosphatilytica window:
- the phnN gene encoding ribose 1,5-bisphosphokinase encodes MSRLIYLMGASGVGKDSLLRGLREMAPERLVAHRYITRRGTLDEQHIALSEAEFERRHAAGLFCLHWHAHGLRYGVGIEITQWLALGHSVIVNGSRGHLDTARRRFDVQLTPLLITAEEPVIRERLKRRGRESDDEIEARLRRHHDETASLPDDVNRLDNSTTLDAGVTRLCHWLDALDSTVLPATPHLRPLTSGAPS; translated from the coding sequence ATGTCACGTCTGATCTATCTGATGGGCGCCAGCGGCGTCGGCAAGGATTCGCTGCTACGCGGTCTGCGCGAGATGGCGCCGGAGCGGCTGGTGGCACATCGCTACATCACTCGCAGGGGCACCCTCGACGAGCAGCACATCGCTCTCAGCGAGGCAGAGTTCGAGCGTCGCCATGCGGCCGGGCTGTTCTGTCTGCACTGGCACGCCCATGGTCTGCGCTACGGCGTGGGCATCGAAATCACCCAGTGGCTGGCGCTCGGCCACAGCGTCATCGTCAACGGCAGCCGGGGCCATCTCGACACTGCCCGGCGGCGCTTTGATGTCCAGCTGACACCACTGCTGATCACCGCCGAGGAGCCGGTGATTCGCGAGCGGCTCAAGCGGCGTGGTCGCGAATCCGATGACGAGATCGAGGCCCGGCTGCGCCGTCATCACGATGAGACCGCCTCGCTGCCCGATGATGTTAATCGGCTCGATAACAGCACCACGCTTGATGCCGGGGTGACTCGTCTGTGCCACTGGCTCGACGCGCTCGATTCGACAGTATTACCGGCGACGCCCCATCTGCGCCCGCTGACGTCCGGAGCCCCATCATGA
- a CDS encoding LbetaH domain-containing protein, with translation MSDAHNMDTAADMPRLTPEPTIHATASVRDCRLGRYVEIRERARLLESTLGDYSYVMEDVDVAYTEIGRFANIAAQVRLCPTHHPMTRASLHHFTYRSSMYDLGEDDTDFFATRRAHGVSVGHDSWIGHAAIVLPGVRVGIGAVIGAGSVVTRDVPDWTIVAGNPARVLRERFPETIRQRLAASRWWEMTHAELREHLPWFRLDVETFLDHLGH, from the coding sequence ATGAGCGATGCCCACAACATGGACACTGCAGCCGACATGCCCCGGCTGACACCCGAACCGACCATTCATGCCACTGCCAGCGTGCGCGACTGCCGGCTGGGTCGCTATGTGGAGATTCGCGAACGAGCCCGGCTGCTGGAATCCACGCTGGGGGATTACAGTTATGTCATGGAAGACGTCGATGTGGCCTATACCGAGATCGGCCGCTTTGCCAACATCGCCGCCCAGGTGCGTCTCTGCCCGACCCACCACCCGATGACCCGCGCCTCGCTGCACCACTTTACCTATCGCAGCTCGATGTACGATCTCGGCGAGGACGACACCGATTTCTTTGCCACCCGCCGCGCCCATGGTGTCAGTGTTGGTCATGACAGCTGGATCGGGCACGCCGCCATCGTATTGCCCGGCGTCCGGGTGGGGATTGGTGCCGTCATCGGCGCCGGCAGCGTCGTGACCCGGGATGTCCCGGACTGGACGATCGTCGCCGGCAACCCTGCCCGGGTGCTCCGCGAACGCTTTCCCGAGACAATTCGCCAGCGGCTGGCGGCCTCGCGCTGGTGGGAGATGACCCACGCCGAGCTGCGTGAACATCTGCCCTGGTTTCGTCTCGATGTCGAAACCTTTCTCGATCACCTCGGCCATTGA